Proteins co-encoded in one Capnocytophaga ochracea DSM 7271 genomic window:
- a CDS encoding glycoside hydrolase family 30 protein, translating into MKIFPSFLLIILWSIASCSCQKKNNTGEEPTPPPVVEPSVGKVSVLLTTGNRQKEFYKEQTDLKLIKNPNASYSITLKPAEKFQTIYGFGAAITGSTCYNLMQMSPADRKAFLTETFSETEGFGQNFVRISIGCSDFSLSEYTLCDTKGIEHFVLTKEETEYVIPILKEILAINPKVQIIGSPWTPPRWMKVNNLTNLQPHNQWTSGQLNPAHYQDYALYFAKWLQAMKDNGLNVNAITIQNEPLNRGNSASMYMGWDEQLAFIKNALGKTLRDKGFAEVKIYLFDHNYNYDNKPSQQQYPLHIYKDADASQYVTGAAYHNYGGNPNELSNIHNQYPNKELIFTESSIGTWNDGRNLERRLTEDMQELGIKTLNNHCKAVIVWNLMLDEHGAPNREGGCKTCFGAVDIQTSDYKTMRRNSHYYVIGHLSAVIKQGATRIGVEKTPDDNVQCTAFENPDGSLACVLLNKKKETTYLTLSTGKQYFSYEVPANSVVSFLIPKI; encoded by the coding sequence ATGAAAATATTCCCATCTTTTTTACTTATAATACTCTGGAGCATCGCTTCTTGTAGCTGTCAGAAAAAAAACAACACAGGGGAGGAACCTACTCCTCCCCCTGTTGTTGAGCCATCGGTAGGTAAAGTGAGCGTATTGCTAACCACAGGCAATCGCCAAAAAGAATTCTACAAAGAGCAAACCGACCTAAAGCTCATCAAAAACCCTAATGCATCTTATAGTATCACTCTAAAACCTGCTGAAAAATTTCAAACTATCTATGGTTTCGGGGCTGCCATTACAGGTTCTACCTGCTATAACTTGATGCAGATGTCCCCCGCCGATAGAAAGGCGTTCCTCACCGAAACCTTCTCCGAAACTGAAGGTTTTGGGCAGAATTTTGTGCGTATATCCATTGGCTGTTCCGACTTTTCTCTAAGTGAATACACCCTTTGCGATACCAAGGGAATAGAGCATTTTGTCCTCACCAAAGAGGAAACTGAGTACGTGATTCCTATACTCAAAGAGATTCTCGCTATCAACCCCAAAGTGCAAATCATAGGCTCTCCTTGGACACCTCCACGCTGGATGAAGGTCAATAACCTTACCAATTTGCAACCTCATAACCAATGGACAAGCGGTCAGCTAAACCCTGCTCACTATCAGGATTACGCGTTGTACTTCGCTAAATGGTTGCAAGCGATGAAAGACAATGGATTGAATGTCAATGCTATCACTATACAAAACGAACCTCTCAACAGAGGCAACTCGGCTTCTATGTATATGGGATGGGACGAGCAACTCGCTTTTATCAAAAACGCCTTAGGTAAAACCCTGCGTGACAAAGGCTTTGCTGAGGTTAAAATCTACCTCTTCGACCATAACTACAACTACGATAATAAGCCTTCACAACAGCAATACCCCTTGCATATCTATAAAGATGCCGATGCCTCTCAGTACGTTACGGGGGCTGCTTACCATAACTATGGGGGAAATCCTAACGAATTGAGCAACATTCATAACCAATACCCAAATAAAGAACTCATTTTCACTGAAAGCTCCATAGGTACTTGGAACGATGGTCGCAATCTTGAACGCCGTCTCACCGAAGATATGCAAGAGCTCGGTATCAAAACCCTCAACAATCATTGCAAGGCGGTGATTGTATGGAATTTAATGCTCGACGAGCACGGAGCGCCCAATCGTGAAGGCGGTTGCAAAACTTGTTTTGGTGCGGTCGATATCCAAACATCCGATTATAAAACGATGCGTCGCAACTCGCATTACTACGTGATAGGTCACCTTTCGGCAGTCATCAAGCAGGGAGCAACCCGCATAGGTGTTGAGAAAACCCCCGACGACAACGTGCAATGTACCGCATTCGAGAACCCTGACGGCTCTTTGGCTTGTGTGTTGTTGAATAAAAAGAAAGAAACAACCTATCTGACCCTAAGCACCGGCAAGCAGTATTTCTCTTATGAAGTACCCGCCAATAGTGTGGTATCTTTTTTGATACCTAAAATATAA
- a CDS encoding GDSL-type esterase/lipase family protein — protein sequence MKRILLLLFLLVTTFASAQTATPTTLIKTVIPFEQRDETSWITRYQKDITNYQKENKRLKDLSCDVLFLGSSSINLWDTIYEDFAPLKLIRRSYGGATLRDMIYNYNTIAKGYTPKSILLYVENDLGNHKEGVNAVKCFDLFRIFIDKLKKDYPNTPLIVVSLKPSQHKADQLKDQLLVNALLEENATAQGYTYVDITKVMYDEAGNLRTDIFKEDNLHMNAEGYKLWTAILKPLLIKKVRGE from the coding sequence ATGAAAAGAATATTACTGTTGTTATTCCTATTAGTAACAACCTTTGCGAGTGCGCAAACCGCAACCCCTACAACCCTTATCAAAACCGTTATTCCGTTTGAACAACGCGACGAAACTTCTTGGATTACCCGCTATCAAAAGGATATTACCAACTACCAAAAGGAGAATAAACGCTTAAAAGACCTCTCTTGCGACGTACTCTTTCTGGGGAGTTCATCTATCAATCTGTGGGATACTATCTATGAAGATTTCGCCCCACTGAAACTCATTCGTCGTTCCTACGGAGGGGCAACCTTGCGCGATATGATTTACAATTACAACACTATCGCCAAAGGCTATACCCCTAAAAGCATTTTGTTATACGTGGAAAACGATTTGGGCAATCATAAGGAAGGTGTAAATGCTGTGAAGTGTTTTGACCTTTTCCGTATATTTATCGACAAGCTCAAAAAAGACTACCCTAATACGCCTCTGATTGTGGTATCGCTAAAACCCTCACAACACAAAGCCGACCAGCTGAAAGACCAGCTATTGGTAAACGCTCTTTTAGAGGAAAATGCCACCGCACAAGGCTATACTTATGTAGATATTACCAAGGTAATGTACGATGAAGCGGGTAATCTTCGCACTGATATCTTTAAAGAAGACAACCTACATATGAATGCCGAAGGTTATAAGCTCTGGACAGCCATTCTCAAACCGCTTCTTATTAAAAAAGTGAGAGGAGAATAA
- a CDS encoding glycoside hydrolase family 3 C-terminal domain-containing protein yields the protein MTNMKNIKTLLLWCVVGTLSAQQTPVYLDASQPIEKRIDDALSRMTLEEKVAMCHAQSKFSSPGVPRLGIPENWMTDGPHGIRPEVLWDEWNQAGWTNDKCTAFPALTCLAATWNPALSKAYGKAIGEEARYRNKNVLLGPGVNIYRTPLNGRNFEYMGEDPYLASKMVVPYVQGVQANGVAACVKHYALNNQEINRHTVNVKVDDRALYEIYLPAFKAAVQEGKAWSIMGSYNKYKDQWACQNQYLLQDILRKEWGFDGAVVSDWGGVNNTDGAALHGLDMEFGTWTDGMVENRSNAYDHYFLAQPFLEKLKSGEIKEEVVNEKVRNILRLVFRTNMAANRPFGSFASPEHFAIARKIGQEGIVLLKNDKNVLPIDVKKVKTIAVIGENAIKMMTVGGGSSSLKAVHEILPLDGIKNRIGNTAKVLYARGYASDDYKDQDGLAANDITDKRPAQELLAEAVKTAQQADVVIFIGGLNKHDGQDCEGNDRKQYGLPYGQDAVIEALAKANKNLAVVLISGNAMAMPWVKSVPAIIQDWYLGSEAGNSLADVLFGDVNPSGKLPFTFPVHLEDNAAIALGEYPGDKEVTYHEDILVGYRYADTKGVKPLFPFGHGLSYTTFKYGKLTANKKTTNGDISFSVTVQNTGKRDGAEVVQLYLHDEEASVLRPYKELKGFEKVFLKAGETKTVTFHITKQDLSFFSANQHAWVAEKGTFKALVGTSSGDIKSTVDFTLE from the coding sequence ATGACTAATATGAAAAATATAAAAACTTTATTGCTTTGGTGTGTTGTCGGTACACTCTCAGCCCAGCAAACGCCGGTTTATTTAGATGCTTCACAACCCATTGAGAAGCGCATAGACGATGCCCTCTCGCGGATGACCTTAGAGGAAAAAGTAGCTATGTGCCACGCTCAATCTAAGTTCAGTTCACCTGGAGTGCCCCGTTTGGGTATTCCCGAAAACTGGATGACCGATGGTCCTCACGGCATACGCCCCGAAGTACTCTGGGACGAGTGGAATCAAGCAGGATGGACAAACGATAAATGCACCGCTTTCCCCGCCCTCACTTGCCTTGCTGCCACGTGGAATCCCGCTCTCAGCAAAGCCTACGGAAAAGCCATAGGCGAAGAAGCCCGCTATCGTAACAAGAATGTACTCTTAGGTCCTGGGGTGAACATCTACCGTACCCCCCTCAACGGACGCAATTTCGAGTATATGGGCGAAGACCCTTATTTGGCATCCAAAATGGTCGTGCCTTATGTGCAAGGTGTTCAAGCCAATGGTGTGGCTGCTTGTGTGAAGCATTATGCGCTTAACAATCAAGAAATCAACCGCCATACAGTGAATGTAAAGGTAGACGACCGCGCCCTGTATGAGATTTACCTCCCCGCCTTCAAAGCCGCTGTGCAAGAGGGAAAAGCGTGGAGTATAATGGGGTCTTATAACAAATACAAAGACCAATGGGCTTGCCAAAACCAATACTTATTGCAAGATATCTTGCGCAAAGAATGGGGCTTTGACGGTGCCGTAGTATCCGATTGGGGTGGAGTGAACAACACCGATGGCGCTGCTCTCCACGGATTGGATATGGAATTTGGTACTTGGACTGATGGAATGGTCGAAAACCGCTCGAATGCTTACGACCATTACTTCCTTGCTCAACCCTTTCTCGAAAAACTGAAATCAGGGGAAATAAAAGAAGAAGTTGTGAATGAAAAGGTGCGCAATATCCTCCGACTTGTATTCCGCACCAATATGGCAGCCAATCGACCCTTTGGCTCATTTGCCTCACCAGAACACTTTGCCATAGCTCGCAAAATAGGGCAAGAAGGTATTGTGCTACTCAAAAACGATAAAAATGTATTGCCTATTGACGTTAAAAAGGTAAAAACCATAGCCGTAATAGGCGAGAATGCTATCAAAATGATGACCGTAGGTGGAGGAAGTTCCTCACTGAAAGCCGTTCACGAGATACTCCCCTTAGACGGAATTAAAAACCGCATAGGCAATACAGCCAAAGTGCTCTATGCACGTGGCTATGCCAGCGATGATTACAAAGACCAAGATGGGCTTGCTGCCAACGACATCACCGACAAACGTCCGGCGCAAGAACTCCTTGCCGAAGCTGTAAAAACCGCTCAACAAGCCGATGTAGTTATCTTTATAGGAGGACTCAACAAACACGATGGTCAGGATTGTGAGGGTAACGACCGCAAACAATACGGCTTACCTTACGGACAAGATGCCGTGATTGAAGCTTTGGCAAAAGCCAATAAAAACTTGGCAGTAGTGCTCATTTCGGGAAATGCAATGGCAATGCCTTGGGTGAAAAGCGTACCTGCGATTATACAAGATTGGTATTTAGGATCCGAAGCAGGTAACTCCCTCGCCGATGTACTCTTCGGTGATGTGAACCCCTCAGGGAAATTGCCTTTCACTTTCCCAGTGCATTTGGAGGACAATGCAGCCATAGCCTTAGGTGAATACCCAGGGGATAAAGAGGTTACCTACCACGAAGACATTTTGGTAGGCTACCGCTACGCCGATACCAAAGGAGTAAAACCACTATTCCCTTTCGGTCACGGACTCTCCTATACTACCTTCAAATATGGCAAACTCACTGCCAACAAGAAAACTACCAATGGCGATATCAGCTTCTCGGTAACGGTACAGAACACCGGCAAACGTGATGGTGCTGAAGTGGTACAACTCTATTTGCACGACGAAGAAGCCTCAGTATTACGTCCGTACAAAGAGCTCAAAGGTTTTGAGAAAGTATTCTTGAAGGCAGGCGAAACTAAAACCGTAACCTTCCACATCACCAAGCAAGACCTCTCTTTCTTCTCTGCCAACCAACACGCTTGGGTAGCCGAAAAAGGAACTTTTAAAGCGTTAGTAGGCACCTCTTCTGGCGACATTAAAAGCACAGTAGATTTCACCTTAGAATAA
- the lnt gene encoding apolipoprotein N-acyltransferase, translating into MKKNILLALLSGALLACAWVTYGITALIFIALVPLLLMEARIRRDYQHTKRKVFALSYLAFLTWNIPTTWWIWYSTQIGAIFAILANTLLMTLTFFLYHIVAKRMNRKVSLVFLVAIWLSFEKFHLTWDVSWPWLNLGNVFSEQVTWIQWYEYTGTFGGSLWVWLVNIVLFIGLTDYLSTKNRKAFARKVGVAMLFFAIPVVISYFQYINYSEAGKKTINAIVLQPNIDPYQEKYALSNQEVGRLLVQLASENIDDQVNFIITPETVFAENIKLQDLPVSWEVSILRTLLSYYPNVNWIAGASMIEFVRDKKLTTSQSNYLPDYGFWYNDYNSAFLLNRNAEVSLYHKSKLVVAVENFPYQQVLKPILGETLINLGGTVALKTTQPERTAFVGVDTEGKAAPIICYETIYGEFVTGYIKKGANFLAILTNDAWWRDTQGYKQLLSYTRLRAIETRRSVARSANTGVSAFINSRGDILKTLPYGTQGSLKGTIALNDEVTFYVQMGDYIARIAYFLAFFVFLYAVLRKREKRS; encoded by the coding sequence ATGAAGAAAAACATACTCCTCGCCCTGCTTTCAGGGGCTTTACTCGCTTGTGCGTGGGTAACTTACGGCATTACTGCTCTTATATTCATTGCCTTAGTGCCTCTCTTACTAATGGAAGCGCGTATTAGGCGTGATTACCAACATACCAAACGCAAGGTGTTTGCACTCTCTTATTTGGCTTTTCTCACTTGGAATATCCCTACCACCTGGTGGATATGGTACTCTACCCAAATAGGAGCAATTTTTGCTATTTTGGCAAACACTCTCTTGATGACACTCACTTTCTTTCTCTATCATATCGTAGCGAAACGTATGAACCGCAAAGTGTCGCTCGTTTTCTTAGTAGCGATATGGCTCTCTTTTGAGAAATTCCACCTCACGTGGGATGTTTCTTGGCCTTGGCTCAATTTGGGCAACGTCTTTTCCGAACAAGTTACGTGGATACAGTGGTACGAATATACCGGCACTTTCGGAGGCTCACTATGGGTATGGCTTGTGAATATCGTACTTTTTATAGGTTTAACCGATTATCTTTCTACTAAAAACCGTAAAGCATTTGCCCGAAAAGTGGGGGTGGCAATGCTCTTTTTTGCTATTCCTGTGGTGATTTCGTATTTCCAGTATATCAATTATAGCGAAGCAGGCAAAAAGACAATCAATGCTATTGTTTTACAACCTAATATTGATCCTTATCAAGAAAAATACGCACTTTCCAATCAAGAAGTAGGTAGGCTCTTGGTACAACTTGCCAGTGAAAATATAGACGACCAAGTGAATTTTATCATCACTCCCGAAACGGTTTTTGCTGAGAACATTAAGTTACAAGATTTGCCTGTTTCGTGGGAAGTATCTATTTTGCGTACTTTACTCAGTTACTATCCTAATGTAAACTGGATAGCAGGAGCCTCTATGATTGAGTTTGTAAGAGATAAAAAACTGACAACCTCTCAAAGCAACTACTTGCCCGACTATGGTTTTTGGTACAACGATTACAATTCGGCTTTCTTGCTCAATCGCAATGCTGAAGTATCATTGTATCACAAGAGCAAACTGGTGGTAGCAGTGGAAAATTTCCCTTATCAGCAGGTGCTAAAACCTATTTTAGGCGAAACACTTATCAACCTTGGCGGTACGGTAGCTTTGAAAACCACTCAGCCTGAACGCACTGCCTTTGTAGGAGTAGACACCGAGGGCAAGGCAGCACCTATCATCTGCTATGAGACTATCTATGGTGAGTTTGTAACAGGTTATATTAAGAAAGGGGCTAACTTCTTGGCAATTCTCACCAACGATGCGTGGTGGCGCGATACGCAGGGTTACAAACAGCTACTCAGTTACACCCGCTTGCGAGCGATTGAAACCCGTCGCAGCGTAGCTCGCAGTGCTAATACGGGTGTTTCGGCTTTTATCAATAGTAGGGGAGACATACTCAAAACCCTTCCTTACGGTACCCAAGGTAGTCTGAAAGGTACTATCGCCTTAAACGACGAAGTAACATTTTACGTTCAAATGGGCGACTACATCGCTCGCATTGCGTATTTCTTGGCGTTTTTTGTTTTCTTGTATGCGGTATTGAGGAAACGTGAAAAAAGGTCGTAG
- a CDS encoding aromatic amino acid ammonia-lyase has translation MEHYISNEVLLLEQLTAIIEGDTQLKLSEEAVINIETCHRFLSDYLQKDPKALNKLSVDSMSLLRHYACGIGERIPNEIVKLMLFLKIQSFSYGYSGVRLALVQRLIDFYNHGVFPVVYSKDIPDERIALAHLALPLFGEGEVCIQHKVYSAQELEGKYGWQPLSSEGREADALLNGTQLTTAYGIYNLSKSLKLIQWADFVASVSTQVFGGNLSAFSEAMQVVRPHKGLVETAEHLRMLLKDSVLSEHPQAFSSMPEAFCSIPQIHGAVRESIAAIRKVIKTEMNSVTDNPILFPETQEVIFGGNSHTLPLSLAMDFLAITLTSLGNISERRVFYLLSNIGKEIETEIDYPIFQRIIEGILNENRRLSTPASIESPILFEKTIDIKGMGGSSAIKCEQVVKNIEEILAIELILATSLWKKKQFEHHSALFKEYLSFMAEEEVTTLKKQIEHTIRFFEMNNE, from the coding sequence ATGGAACACTACATTTCAAACGAAGTCCTTCTGCTTGAACAACTAACAGCTATTATAGAAGGCGATACACAACTGAAACTCTCAGAAGAAGCGGTAATTAATATTGAAACTTGTCACCGTTTTCTCAGTGATTATCTCCAAAAAGACCCCAAAGCTCTGAACAAGCTCTCGGTAGACTCTATGTCACTCTTGCGCCATTATGCTTGTGGCATAGGAGAGCGCATTCCTAACGAGATTGTCAAGCTGATGCTTTTCCTAAAAATACAATCCTTCTCCTACGGCTATAGTGGGGTACGATTAGCTTTGGTGCAACGTCTCATCGACTTTTATAATCACGGGGTCTTCCCTGTAGTTTATTCCAAAGATATCCCCGACGAACGCATTGCCTTAGCACACCTTGCCTTGCCTCTATTTGGTGAAGGCGAAGTGTGCATACAGCACAAAGTCTATTCAGCTCAAGAGTTAGAAGGCAAATACGGTTGGCAACCTCTATCGTCAGAAGGACGCGAAGCCGATGCCCTGCTGAATGGCACCCAGCTCACCACCGCTTATGGCATCTACAACCTTAGCAAATCGCTCAAACTCATTCAGTGGGCTGATTTTGTAGCATCGGTTTCCACCCAAGTATTTGGAGGCAACCTCTCGGCATTTTCGGAAGCAATGCAAGTGGTACGTCCGCACAAAGGACTTGTAGAAACTGCCGAACATCTTCGTATGCTTCTGAAAGACAGTGTCCTCTCTGAGCACCCACAAGCCTTCTCGTCTATGCCCGAAGCTTTTTGCTCTATCCCTCAAATACACGGAGCCGTCCGAGAGTCGATTGCGGCTATTCGTAAGGTAATTAAGACCGAGATGAACTCAGTTACCGATAACCCTATTCTCTTCCCCGAAACTCAAGAAGTTATCTTCGGGGGTAATTCACATACCCTGCCTCTCTCATTGGCAATGGACTTTTTGGCGATTACCCTCACCAGCTTGGGCAATATTAGCGAGCGACGCGTGTTCTACTTGCTTTCTAATATCGGTAAAGAGATAGAAACTGAAATAGATTATCCTATTTTTCAGCGTATCATAGAAGGGATATTGAACGAAAACCGTCGTCTTTCCACTCCTGCAAGCATCGAGAGTCCGATTTTATTTGAAAAAACAATAGATATTAAAGGAATGGGTGGCAGTTCGGCTATTAAATGCGAGCAAGTAGTGAAAAATATAGAAGAAATATTGGCTATTGAACTCATTTTGGCTACTTCACTATGGAAAAAGAAACAATTTGAGCATCATTCAGCTTTATTTAAGGAATATCTCTCTTTTATGGCAGAAGAGGAAGTAACTACCCTCAAGAAGCAAATAGAACACACGATAAGGTTTTTTGAAATGAACAATGAATAA
- a CDS encoding lactonase family protein — protein sequence MLKLQSVLSLVLSMFAFHIFAQGEKPNNLTMFVGTYTEGGNSKGIYTYRFNQENGTFKLLSSAIAANPSFLTLSPDGKHLYAVSEYNDGRQGAYSFDLSQDKAHLSYPVFQSTVPKEDSKEEPKQAGADPCHIITDGNYVITANYTGGDISVFPLDAEGKLKAETQHIAFVGKTPKRVAHIHCIIPTPDKKYILATDLGNDRVYRFRYNKKTHKNSEVLTAQRVAYEVSDGQGPRHLTFSKDGRFAYLIGELGGECVVLGYHKGKLKEVQHLMADEGGGRGGADIHISPDGRFLYTSHRLKKDGIAIFAIDPKKGILTKVGYQLTGIHPRNFAITPNGKYLLVACRDDNKIQVFRRDEATGKLTDTSLNISVDKPTCVAFAKLN from the coding sequence ATGCTGAAATTACAATCTGTTCTTTCTTTGGTATTATCGATGTTTGCCTTTCATATATTTGCACAAGGCGAAAAACCTAATAACTTGACGATGTTTGTAGGCACTTATACCGAAGGAGGCAATTCTAAAGGTATTTATACCTACCGTTTTAATCAGGAGAATGGAACTTTCAAACTGCTGAGCAGTGCTATCGCTGCGAATCCTTCTTTCTTGACGTTATCCCCCGATGGGAAACATCTGTACGCAGTAAGCGAATATAACGACGGGCGACAAGGAGCTTATTCGTTTGATTTGAGTCAAGATAAAGCGCATTTGAGTTATCCCGTTTTTCAATCCACCGTCCCTAAGGAAGATTCTAAGGAAGAGCCGAAACAGGCAGGTGCCGACCCTTGTCATATTATTACTGACGGTAACTATGTAATTACGGCTAATTATACAGGGGGCGACATCAGTGTTTTCCCGCTGGATGCAGAAGGTAAATTAAAAGCAGAGACACAACATATTGCTTTCGTAGGAAAGACACCCAAGCGCGTAGCACATATCCACTGCATTATTCCCACCCCTGATAAAAAGTATATATTAGCAACTGATTTGGGCAACGACCGCGTGTATCGCTTTCGTTACAACAAGAAAACTCACAAAAACTCTGAGGTGCTCACCGCTCAGCGAGTAGCTTATGAGGTGAGCGACGGACAAGGACCTCGTCATCTTACGTTTAGTAAAGATGGACGTTTTGCTTATTTGATAGGCGAATTGGGCGGAGAGTGTGTAGTGCTGGGCTATCACAAGGGCAAACTGAAAGAAGTGCAACACTTAATGGCTGATGAAGGCGGCGGACGAGGCGGTGCCGATATACATATCAGCCCAGATGGGCGTTTCTTATATACCTCACACAGATTAAAGAAAGACGGCATTGCTATCTTTGCTATCGACCCTAAGAAGGGTATTCTCACAAAAGTAGGATACCAACTCACAGGTATTCACCCCCGCAATTTTGCGATTACTCCCAATGGTAAATATCTTTTAGTAGCTTGCCGAGATGATAATAAGATACAAGTATTTCGGCGCGACGAAGCAACTGGTAAGCTCACCGATACGTCGCTTAATATCAGTGTAGATAAACCTACTTGTGTAGCGTTTGCAAAATTGAACTAA
- a CDS encoding formate--tetrahydrofolate ligase, with translation MTDLEIAQKAQMLPIREVAKKLNISEDDLDPYGKYKAKLPLHLIDAEKMKNSKLVLVTAITPTPAGEGKTTVSIGLTEGLNKIGKKAIAVLREPSLGPVFGIKGGAAGGGYSQVVPMEDINLHFTGDFSAIEKANNLLAAVIDNNIQSKTHSIGIDPRTVVWKRVMDMNDRALRHIVVGLGGTTHGVPREDGFNITPASEIMAILCLAESFSDLKKRIGNIYVGKKFDGTPVFARDLKVVGAMALLLKEAIKPNLVQTLENNPAILHGGPFASIAQGTNTVLATKMGLSLGDYVITEAGFGADLGAEKFLNIKCTSAGLAPDAVVIVATIRALRHHGGAKKEEYNTPSLQKVKLGIANLEKHIENVQLFGLKAVVAINYFPNDSEEEIAYVKEVCAQKGVEAIVSKGFSEGGKGTEELAHAVVAIAQSGESHFSPLYSNEASIEEKITAVATKIYGANKVNYNSKAVSQLKQIKTLGFDKMPICIVKTPKSLSDDEKKLARPTDFEVTVREFEFASGAGFVIPILGDTVRMPGLPSVPAAEGMDIDDEGVITGLS, from the coding sequence ATGACCGACTTAGAAATCGCCCAAAAGGCACAGATGCTCCCTATCAGAGAGGTAGCTAAAAAACTAAACATCAGCGAGGATGACCTCGATCCTTATGGAAAATACAAGGCTAAACTACCGTTGCACCTCATCGACGCTGAGAAGATGAAAAACAGTAAGTTAGTGCTTGTTACGGCTATTACCCCTACCCCTGCTGGTGAGGGAAAAACTACGGTGAGTATTGGTCTGACGGAAGGACTTAACAAAATAGGCAAAAAAGCGATTGCCGTATTGCGTGAACCGTCGTTAGGTCCTGTTTTTGGTATCAAAGGAGGGGCAGCTGGTGGAGGATACTCACAAGTAGTACCTATGGAGGACATCAACTTGCATTTTACAGGCGACTTTTCGGCTATTGAGAAGGCTAACAACCTATTGGCAGCTGTCATTGATAATAATATCCAAAGCAAAACACACTCTATTGGCATTGACCCACGCACCGTAGTTTGGAAGCGCGTGATGGATATGAACGACCGTGCGCTACGCCATATAGTGGTAGGGTTAGGTGGCACTACTCACGGCGTACCCCGCGAAGACGGTTTTAACATCACTCCTGCTTCTGAGATTATGGCGATACTATGTCTTGCCGAAAGTTTTTCTGACCTGAAAAAACGTATTGGTAATATCTATGTAGGCAAGAAGTTTGACGGTACCCCCGTATTTGCCCGCGACTTGAAGGTAGTAGGGGCAATGGCGCTTTTGCTCAAAGAAGCCATCAAGCCTAACCTTGTGCAAACACTTGAAAACAATCCTGCTATCTTGCACGGAGGCCCGTTTGCTAGCATTGCCCAAGGTACGAACACTGTATTGGCTACCAAAATGGGACTATCGTTAGGTGACTACGTGATTACCGAAGCAGGTTTTGGTGCTGACCTTGGGGCTGAAAAATTTCTCAATATCAAATGTACTTCAGCTGGATTAGCTCCCGATGCAGTGGTGATTGTAGCAACCATTCGCGCCTTGCGTCATCACGGAGGGGCTAAAAAAGAAGAGTACAACACTCCTTCCTTGCAAAAAGTGAAACTCGGTATTGCCAATTTGGAAAAACACATCGAGAATGTGCAACTTTTTGGTCTCAAAGCAGTGGTAGCAATTAACTATTTCCCTAACGATAGTGAAGAAGAGATAGCCTATGTAAAAGAAGTATGTGCTCAAAAAGGGGTAGAAGCTATTGTAAGCAAAGGGTTTAGTGAAGGAGGTAAAGGTACCGAGGAACTCGCTCACGCTGTAGTAGCCATAGCCCAAAGTGGTGAGAGTCATTTTAGTCCGTTGTACAGCAATGAAGCGAGTATAGAAGAGAAAATAACGGCAGTAGCTACTAAGATTTACGGAGCAAATAAGGTGAATTACAACAGTAAAGCCGTAAGTCAGTTGAAGCAAATCAAAACATTAGGCTTTGATAAAATGCCTATTTGTATAGTGAAAACCCCTAAATCACTCAGTGATGATGAGAAGAAACTCGCCCGTCCTACTGATTTTGAGGTAACCGTGCGAGAGTTTGAGTTTGCCTCAGGGGCGGGCTTTGTAATCCCAATCTTAGGGGATACTGTGCGTATGCCGGGACTCCCCAGTGTGCCTGCCGCCGAAGGTATGGATATAGATGACGAGGGAGTTATCACAGGACTCTCCTAA